TTCCCCAACTGGATGGACTACGCTTTTATGCTATTTCTTCTGTACTCGTAGCACATTGGGTACAATGGAACTGGTCGGATCCGTTTTGGACAAAATTCCCCTTTGTGCATGGCGTAACATTATTTTTTGTACTAAGTGGTTTCCTGATCACACGCAACCTTCTTAATAGTAACGACTCCGGGAGAAAACCGCTGAAATCACTTTGGTCATTTTATGTTCGCAGGGTACTTCGTATTTTCCCAATATACTATCTTTCTGTATTTACCCTCTATCTGATAGATTATGAAAATACACGTGAAATATTCCCATGGTTGGTGAGCTACACTTCGAATATCTATCAGTCAATGCATAATGCATATATCGGGAATTTTAACCATTTCTGGTCATTGGCTGTTGAAGAACAGTTCTATCTCATCTGGCCGCTGTTCATATTGTTTATTAGGCCACGGTATTCGATTTACGTTATTGCCGGAGCCGTGCTGCTTTCTGTTCTTTCAAGATTATATTTTAGTCATTCAGATCTGTGGATGGCTACCAATTATTTTACTACCTGTAACCTTCATAGTCTTGGCCTGGGTGCTTTAATGGCGTGGCTGTCAATTTATCATCCGGGGTGGTCCGGGAGATTATTGTCTTTACCGCTGCTTATTGGCGGAATAACTCTTTATCTCGGTACGCTTTTTCTACAGCTGTACCCGTGGGCAGCATGGTACAGGGAGGCTTTCGACAGTCTGTTGTTTTCCTGTATTGCCGCACTGATTGTTTTTCGCTGTGCCACATCCGGTTTCAAAGGAATCTTCGGGT
This DNA window, taken from Bacteroidia bacterium, encodes the following:
- a CDS encoding acyltransferase, which encodes MSREGHIPQLDGLRFYAISSVLVAHWVQWNWSDPFWTKFPFVHGVTLFFVLSGFLITRNLLNSNDSGRKPLKSLWSFYVRRVLRIFPIYYLSVFTLYLIDYENTREIFPWLVSYTSNIYQSMHNAYIGNFNHFWSLAVEEQFYLIWPLFILFIRPRYSIYVIAGAVLLSVLSRLYFSHSDLWMATNYFTTCNLHSLGLGALMAWLSIYHPGWSGRLLSLPLLIGGITLYLGTLFLQLYPWAAWYREAFDSLLFSCIAALIVFRCATSGFKGIFGFMLHNKLVIFGGKISYGMYVFHLFIPVIYETVLNYFGMDSSANNYYYWTLFILLVALASGSWYIVERPVQSLKKYFLY